The Nitrospira sp. genome contains a region encoding:
- the galT gene encoding galactose-1-phosphate uridylyltransferase, with amino-acid sequence MPDLRRDPIVGRWVIISTERNGRPHDFIKLQPARPISMALCPFCPGQERLTPKEIMAYRPQPSTPNSPNWTVRVVPNKFPALQVEGDMGREGVGLYDRMNGVGAHEVIIETPNHVEGLADLPAKKIEDMLWAYRDRILDLRKDLRFRYILIFKNHGASAGATLEHSHSQLIALPIVPTNVQEELDGCRTHYQQKERCIYCDILRQDLSDGDRIVAENPEFICMTPFAPRFPFEMWILPKRHAAYFEESQKSQFEFLAPILSESLRRMDKVLARPSYNFILHSSPLHEKTGEYYHWHLEIIPKLTQVAGFEWGTGFYINPVSPEEAAKFLREAGI; translated from the coding sequence ATGCCAGATCTGAGACGTGATCCCATTGTCGGTCGCTGGGTGATCATTTCCACCGAACGGAACGGCCGCCCGCATGACTTTATCAAGCTCCAACCGGCCCGACCGATTTCCATGGCCCTCTGTCCCTTTTGTCCCGGACAGGAGCGGCTCACGCCGAAGGAAATCATGGCCTATCGTCCGCAACCTAGCACACCCAATTCTCCGAACTGGACGGTGCGCGTCGTCCCCAACAAATTCCCCGCGCTGCAAGTCGAAGGGGACATGGGACGGGAGGGCGTCGGCCTGTATGACCGCATGAACGGGGTGGGCGCTCATGAAGTCATCATCGAAACGCCCAACCACGTCGAAGGCCTCGCCGATCTGCCGGCCAAGAAAATCGAGGACATGCTCTGGGCTTATCGCGACCGGATCCTCGACCTCAGAAAAGATCTGCGATTCCGCTACATTCTTATTTTCAAGAACCACGGCGCCTCCGCCGGCGCCACGCTGGAACATAGCCATTCCCAGCTGATCGCGTTGCCGATCGTTCCGACCAACGTGCAGGAAGAGCTCGACGGATGCCGCACCCACTACCAGCAGAAGGAGCGGTGCATCTACTGCGACATCCTCCGGCAAGACCTCTCCGATGGAGATCGTATTGTGGCCGAGAATCCTGAGTTCATCTGCATGACCCCGTTCGCGCCGCGCTTTCCGTTCGAAATGTGGATTCTTCCCAAACGTCACGCCGCCTATTTCGAGGAGAGCCAAAAGTCGCAGTTCGAATTTCTGGCCCCCATCCTGTCGGAATCGCTCCGGCGCATGGACAAGGTCCTGGCACGACCTTCCTATAACTTCATCCTTCATAGCTCCCCACTCCATGAAAAGACCGGCGAGTACTACCACTGGCATCTGGAAATCATCCCCAAGCTGACGCAGGTTGCCGGATTCGAATGGGGCACGGGCTTTTACATCAATCCGGTGTCGCCGGAAGAAGCCGCAAAGTTTCTCCGCGAAGCAGGGATTTAG
- a CDS encoding glycoside hydrolase, with translation MKHVHVCFFWHMHQPYYTDPLAGSASMPWVRLHATKAYYDMAYLLEQFPDVRSTFNFTPSLLLQLQEIATGTVLDLFLEHAQRPAAGLTLEEKAFLIRHFFSANWATMVRPYPRYHELLVKRGLEVHGDDLRRVARQFSTQELLDLQVWHNLAWFGYGTVRQYPRLAALRQKNRGFTEDEKQEMLALQRAAVQEIVPRYRALMERGQIELTTTPFFHPILPLVIDTDINRRARPDLPLPARFRAPEDASVQLREAVGFHHQTFGRPPTGLWPSEGSVCPEMLLLVHQAGLRWLATDEGILARTLAMGGRPWHRQSALYQPYHIGEAEQSLTILFRDREISDAFGFVYHKTTPESAAEDVTRRLRSIIHDAPQDRVLIAVILDGENPWEHYHDGGERFLSLLYESLTSRHLEKPGQIAVQASTISDAIAAVPPSQHLPGLHSGSWINSDYKIWIGHHEDNRGWDLLGHTRTRLMELAPNLSPDRAQAAWRELYAAEGSDWFWWYGDDFDTDFKPEFDRLFRTHLRNVWTHMGLPPPAQLNHPICHLTTVSESDVVQQPVALLNPRIDGMVTDFFEWRGAGRINTQPPLGAMWKADGLFIAIHFGWTLDQFVMRFDPDETSAKKEGLEVDITLQGPQSTFRVTFALASPGEFLLSHQTKPETWEESGSYGSIASRSILELAVPWKELHLEQGHTVQMSIVIREHGLEVARYPGLRPAVLTVPGPEFEAELWRV, from the coding sequence ATGAAGCACGTCCACGTCTGCTTCTTCTGGCATATGCACCAGCCGTACTACACCGACCCGTTGGCGGGATCGGCCAGCATGCCGTGGGTGCGTCTCCATGCGACCAAAGCCTATTATGATATGGCGTATCTCCTGGAGCAATTTCCGGACGTCAGATCGACGTTCAATTTTACCCCATCGCTCCTCTTACAACTTCAGGAAATCGCGACCGGTACGGTGCTCGATCTGTTTCTTGAACACGCGCAGCGACCGGCGGCCGGCCTGACCCTTGAGGAAAAAGCTTTTCTGATCCGGCATTTCTTTTCGGCCAATTGGGCGACGATGGTACGCCCCTACCCACGGTACCATGAATTACTGGTCAAACGCGGACTGGAAGTCCATGGGGACGATCTGCGCCGCGTCGCTCGTCAATTTTCCACGCAAGAACTGTTGGACCTGCAGGTGTGGCACAACCTTGCCTGGTTCGGGTACGGCACTGTCCGACAGTATCCCCGACTGGCCGCGCTGCGCCAGAAAAATCGCGGCTTCACAGAGGACGAGAAACAGGAAATGTTGGCGCTCCAACGCGCTGCCGTGCAGGAAATCGTGCCCAGGTATCGGGCGCTCATGGAGCGTGGTCAAATTGAACTCACCACGACTCCTTTTTTTCATCCTATTCTGCCGCTGGTCATCGATACGGACATCAACCGGCGCGCCAGACCGGACCTCCCCCTCCCGGCGCGCTTCCGTGCGCCTGAAGACGCGTCGGTCCAACTTCGGGAGGCCGTCGGTTTCCACCACCAGACCTTCGGGCGCCCCCCGACCGGCCTGTGGCCTTCTGAGGGATCGGTCTGTCCCGAAATGCTTCTTCTCGTTCATCAGGCCGGCCTGCGCTGGCTGGCGACCGATGAAGGCATCCTCGCTCGCACCCTAGCGATGGGTGGCCGGCCGTGGCACCGACAGTCGGCCCTCTACCAACCGTACCATATCGGCGAAGCCGAACAATCCCTCACCATCCTCTTCCGCGACCGGGAGATCTCCGACGCGTTCGGATTCGTCTACCATAAGACAACACCCGAGTCCGCTGCCGAGGATGTCACGCGGCGGCTCCGGAGCATCATCCATGATGCGCCGCAAGATCGGGTCCTCATCGCCGTTATTTTGGACGGCGAAAACCCTTGGGAACATTATCACGACGGCGGTGAGCGGTTTCTTTCGCTTCTGTATGAAAGCTTGACCAGCCGCCATTTGGAGAAGCCCGGGCAGATCGCCGTCCAGGCTTCGACTATTTCCGACGCGATCGCGGCGGTTCCGCCCAGCCAGCATTTACCCGGCCTCCATTCCGGTTCTTGGATCAACTCAGACTATAAGATCTGGATCGGACACCACGAAGACAATCGCGGGTGGGATCTTCTCGGTCACACCCGCACACGGCTGATGGAGCTAGCTCCGAATCTTTCCCCTGATCGCGCGCAGGCGGCGTGGCGAGAGCTGTACGCCGCGGAAGGCAGCGACTGGTTCTGGTGGTACGGGGACGATTTCGATACCGATTTTAAACCGGAATTCGACCGGCTCTTTCGGACTCATCTCCGCAACGTCTGGACACACATGGGTCTGCCGCCTCCCGCGCAATTGAACCATCCGATCTGCCACCTCACGACGGTCTCCGAATCCGACGTGGTGCAACAGCCGGTCGCGCTGCTCAACCCCAGGATCGACGGAATGGTGACGGACTTTTTCGAGTGGCGTGGGGCAGGCCGCATCAACACCCAGCCTCCTCTTGGAGCCATGTGGAAAGCCGACGGACTGTTCATCGCAATTCACTTCGGTTGGACCTTAGACCAATTTGTGATGCGATTCGATCCGGACGAGACCAGCGCCAAGAAAGAAGGTCTGGAAGTCGATATCACGTTGCAGGGACCTCAATCGACGTTTCGGGTCACCTTTGCTCTCGCTTCGCCGGGGGAATTTCTTTTGTCTCACCAGACCAAGCCGGAAACCTGGGAGGAGAGCGGCTCCTATGGATCGATCGCCTCCCGCTCGATTCTCGAGCTGGCCGTCCCCTGGAAAGAGCTTCACCTGGAGCAAGGGCATACAGTTCAGATGTCGATCGTCATACGGGAGCATGGGCTCGAAGTGGCTCGCTATCCCGGTCTACGCCCTGCCGTCCTCACGGTGCCGGGTCCTGAATTTGAAGCGGAACTGTGGAGAGTCTAA
- the vanZ gene encoding VanZ family protein, translating to MIFLRYWGPVCAYAAFIFYMSSQSHPEEHLPSFIKLFSDKVIHVAAYAVMGALCYRALRSTRGDWWKQQAIPVAILLASLYGITDEIHQSFVPFRDSSWLDWLADTIGGTIGAIAMHWVFNLKPVNSLPEAQP from the coding sequence ATGATCTTCTTGCGTTACTGGGGGCCCGTGTGTGCGTATGCGGCGTTCATTTTTTATATGTCATCTCAGTCTCATCCCGAGGAACATCTGCCTTCGTTCATCAAACTGTTCAGTGACAAGGTGATCCATGTCGCGGCCTATGCGGTCATGGGTGCGTTGTGCTATCGGGCTCTTCGCAGCACCCGAGGAGACTGGTGGAAGCAGCAGGCGATTCCGGTGGCCATTCTACTCGCCTCGTTGTATGGGATCACCGACGAGATCCACCAATCGTTCGTTCCTTTTCGGGACTCGAGTTGGCTCGATTGGCTGGCCGATACGATCGGAGGGACGATCGGAGCGATCGCCATGCATTGGGTGTTCAATCTCAAGCCCGTGAACTCTCTTCCGGAAGCCCAGCCGTAA
- a CDS encoding phosphotransferase has protein sequence MPTADTTPSKAPLSPPDHKHIAKAVETHLPPGLVLKTVTPLAGDASNRRYYRATLTGGPPHSVIVMQLAEPEGFKQSEEAVSGSMHPISELPFVNIMSHLAKINVPVPALHYYDQSGGLLYLEDFGDVTLAEAVSRADAPGLESRYKQAINVLVQMQIKATTPADPKCLAFHRSFDVPLLMWEFEHFLEYGVAARNGTPLSDADASAIRRGFENIAEQLAAQPRVFTHRDYHSRNLMVDGLRLGVIDFQDALMGPATYDLASLLRDAYIQLDETLVDDLVNYYLDQLAERRVVWTNRAAFRRLVDLTSIQRNLKAAGRFVYIDRVKGNSKFLADIPRVLSYVKRNLHKYPELETLRRHLTPYVPELQ, from the coding sequence ATGCCGACGGCCGACACGACTCCTTCCAAGGCTCCGCTGTCTCCACCGGATCACAAACATATCGCAAAGGCTGTCGAGACTCATCTACCGCCGGGTCTCGTCTTGAAGACCGTGACGCCGTTGGCGGGCGACGCCTCCAACCGGCGCTACTATCGAGCGACCCTTACAGGCGGGCCGCCGCATTCCGTCATCGTCATGCAGTTGGCTGAACCGGAAGGGTTCAAGCAATCCGAAGAGGCGGTGAGCGGCTCGATGCATCCGATCTCAGAGCTGCCGTTCGTCAACATCATGTCGCATTTGGCTAAAATAAATGTCCCCGTGCCCGCGCTCCACTACTATGATCAATCCGGCGGACTGCTCTATCTGGAAGATTTCGGAGATGTGACCCTGGCGGAGGCCGTCAGCCGCGCGGATGCGCCAGGCCTGGAGTCCCGCTATAAGCAGGCCATCAATGTCCTGGTGCAGATGCAGATCAAGGCGACGACGCCGGCGGATCCGAAATGTTTGGCGTTTCACCGGAGTTTCGACGTGCCGTTGCTGATGTGGGAGTTCGAGCACTTCCTTGAGTATGGGGTTGCGGCGCGCAACGGAACGCCGTTGTCCGACGCGGATGCGTCGGCCATTCGCCGTGGGTTCGAGAACATTGCGGAACAATTGGCCGCCCAGCCGCGCGTGTTCACGCATCGCGACTATCATTCACGCAATTTGATGGTGGATGGACTGCGGCTTGGGGTGATCGACTTCCAGGACGCCTTGATGGGGCCGGCCACCTATGATCTGGCGTCGCTCCTGCGAGATGCCTACATTCAACTCGATGAAACCCTCGTCGACGATTTGGTGAACTACTATCTCGATCAACTGGCCGAGCGGCGTGTCGTTTGGACCAATCGCGCCGCATTCCGGCGCCTGGTCGATCTCACGAGCATTCAGCGGAATCTGAAGGCGGCCGGCCGGTTCGTCTACATCGATCGGGTCAAGGGCAACTCGAAATTCTTGGCCGATATTCCCCGCGTCTTGAGTTACGTCAAACGCAATCTTCACAAATATCCGGAGTTGGAGACGCTCCGGAGACACCTCACCCCCTATGTGCCGGAACTGCAATGA
- a CDS encoding NDP-sugar synthase, giving the protein MKAMILAAGLGTRLRPLTNTIPKPLLPVGGTPLIVWNVLLLKRHGFDQIVVNLHYLGPMIEQALGNGSKYGVRIVYSHEPVILGTGGGIKQAEPHFSEEPVLVLNGDTLVELDLGALRDFHLRRQAAATLVLREDADAVQWGLVEVGDNDRILRITGKGRVGSFPTVPRMFAGIHILDPRLLRQVPKGEASSIIDPYVAAIERGETVLGYDLHGYWSDVGTVGRYAQAEKDARAGLIRLEDRAPLEPRLPRS; this is encoded by the coding sequence ATGAAGGCCATGATCCTTGCGGCTGGTCTTGGAACCCGTCTCAGGCCGTTGACCAACACCATTCCTAAACCATTGCTGCCGGTCGGCGGCACTCCGCTTATCGTCTGGAACGTCCTGCTACTGAAAAGACATGGATTTGATCAGATCGTCGTCAACCTTCATTATTTGGGTCCGATGATCGAACAGGCCTTGGGCAACGGCTCAAAATACGGGGTTCGGATCGTGTATTCACACGAACCAGTCATTCTGGGAACGGGTGGGGGAATCAAACAGGCCGAGCCTCATTTTTCAGAGGAACCGGTGTTGGTCCTCAATGGGGATACGCTCGTGGAACTGGATCTCGGAGCGCTCCGTGATTTTCACCTCAGGCGACAAGCGGCGGCGACGCTGGTGCTGCGTGAGGATGCGGACGCAGTCCAGTGGGGGTTGGTGGAGGTGGGAGACAACGATCGGATCCTGCGCATCACGGGAAAAGGCCGCGTTGGTTCCTTCCCAACGGTGCCACGCATGTTCGCCGGGATTCACATCTTGGATCCCCGGCTCCTCCGGCAGGTTCCGAAGGGGGAGGCTTCTTCGATTATCGATCCCTATGTTGCCGCCATCGAGCGCGGAGAAACAGTCCTCGGCTATGACCTGCACGGCTACTGGTCGGATGTCGGAACAGTCGGACGCTACGCGCAAGCTGAGAAGGATGCCCGAGCAGGACTGATTCGTCTGGAAGACCGCGCCCCTCTCGAACCGCGTCTTCCTCGCAGCTGA
- a CDS encoding sigma-54-dependent Fis family transcriptional regulator gives MNAKILIVDDDPDIVLMLEDRLQASGYETVMASEGQQALDQIVHESPQLVLLDLSLPRLSGLDVLRRLSQMKPAENLPVIVMTAHGSIEAAVEAMKEGAYDFLTKPLDKDHLLIVIRKALERDSLQRQVAYLRSEVDSRYAAIVGNSPSVRSVVDAAQRAAKSDASVLLLGQSGTGKELFARSIHQWSPRSTMPLVVINCVALTETLLENELFGHERGAFTGADRQQKGKLEMADGGTVFLDEIGDMSLPLQAKLLRVLQDREFQRVGGSKTVSVNIRIIAATNKELRQAVRVGQFREDLYFRLNVVTLTLPPLRERQGDVTALAQFFLERHARDAKRPGMTLSGATLDTLTRYPWPGNIRELDNVIARAVVLSPKDTIEPDMLALLADDANLRGNNDPALPYLDLPYHESMEQHSRYIITRAMERADGNQTKAAESLKLQRTYLARLLKQQKD, from the coding sequence ATGAACGCGAAGATTCTTATCGTCGACGATGACCCCGACATCGTCCTGATGCTCGAGGATCGGTTACAGGCGTCCGGGTACGAAACCGTCATGGCATCGGAGGGGCAGCAGGCGCTGGATCAGATCGTTCACGAGTCTCCCCAACTCGTCCTGCTGGATCTGTCGCTGCCCAGGCTCTCGGGTCTCGACGTGCTCAGGCGTCTTTCGCAGATGAAACCGGCGGAGAACCTTCCCGTCATCGTCATGACGGCGCATGGATCCATTGAAGCGGCCGTGGAAGCCATGAAAGAAGGGGCGTACGACTTCCTGACCAAACCCCTCGACAAAGACCATCTCCTGATCGTGATCCGCAAGGCTTTGGAGCGGGACTCGCTGCAACGGCAAGTCGCGTATCTTCGTTCCGAGGTCGACAGCCGTTACGCCGCCATCGTCGGGAACAGCCCGTCCGTACGATCCGTCGTGGACGCGGCGCAACGAGCCGCGAAGTCCGATGCGAGCGTCTTGCTTCTCGGCCAAAGCGGGACCGGAAAGGAACTCTTTGCTCGATCGATCCATCAGTGGAGCCCTCGGAGCACCATGCCGCTTGTCGTCATCAACTGCGTCGCGTTGACGGAGACGCTCCTCGAGAACGAACTGTTCGGCCACGAACGCGGCGCGTTCACAGGGGCGGACCGGCAGCAAAAGGGAAAGCTGGAAATGGCCGACGGGGGAACCGTGTTCCTCGACGAGATCGGAGACATGTCGCTGCCCCTGCAAGCCAAGCTGCTCCGGGTCCTGCAAGACCGGGAGTTCCAACGAGTGGGCGGATCCAAGACGGTCTCGGTGAACATTCGCATTATCGCCGCAACCAACAAGGAGCTCCGGCAGGCCGTGAGGGTGGGCCAGTTCCGCGAAGATCTGTATTTCCGGCTCAACGTCGTGACCCTGACGTTGCCGCCGCTTCGTGAGCGGCAGGGAGATGTGACAGCCCTCGCGCAGTTCTTCCTGGAGCGCCATGCGAGAGATGCGAAGCGACCGGGCATGACGCTCAGCGGGGCGACGCTGGATACGTTGACCCGTTATCCGTGGCCGGGAAACATTCGGGAGTTGGACAATGTCATCGCGCGGGCCGTCGTCTTGAGTCCAAAGGACACGATTGAGCCGGACATGCTGGCCCTGCTGGCGGATGATGCCAATCTCCGGGGGAACAATGATCCCGCATTGCCGTATCTGGACCTGCCTTACCACGAATCGATGGAACAACACAGCCGCTACATCATCACGCGTGCGATGGAACGGGCGGACGGTAATCAGACGAAGGCGGCCGAATCACTGAAGCTCCAGCGAACCTATCTCGCCCGACTGCTCAAACAGCAAAAGGATTAG